In the Enterococcus saigonensis genome, one interval contains:
- a CDS encoding L,D-transpeptidase family protein — protein sequence MKKSKWVRVLLVASILTTSLPLNAWGQIDGLQKSATSSTSTKVQEETDSTTVDSETSQSTVTTETTSNAETSTATTQTISSETTETITGNTTESSVTADKMQTQQGELIESLVGNKEILKTYAKIKNEAEFIYQLNAQNQFVKKEDLNIYQGKVYRVTECAKTSENREMIRIIKEDGNDSEIGWVPRTALALHNGSYSKKIGYVAVTVKNLGFQPDVFTSAKNQNFYGKTLQYREIYTVNNKEYYALYNNQNQFLGFVKKGTGLEVNTSPGGKYYSKSSYGTFMQKGKVRWNNFYFDSIRGDTTSYYGKTVKIKGYYQHFNGKTYYTVYENKNNKDSWVGYIEAKDVQGAAGSQGVYQNLNRYVTITNKNYATWNNFSWKKRGTTASMVTKTYLAKGMYRHYNGATYYSLSDNKATWVGYLNSNAARQANNAAGIAQKENRKVKITSKTATFWRNFNWQKKDSSAKYYGKVYTVKCKYRHINGAWYYSIYNGNTWIGYLNASFTGNPHTIYSTKSINRYVRVNASSGNFYSQADPNSSKKSAKKMYKGYMVQAVKEARTSSGTYYYVTLPGGALGWLKASETTNVHNRYYMYTTGGKYPSLKVKNLNIQVSVKKQRVYIRSGSKTIYTMLCSTGLGLWPNNLSTPYGNFKIQAERGSSFWFAGSGGAFYRSYHQHGVYLFHTVPIAYPGTTTAFNHIEGMKLGRRASHGCIRLSVADAKWFYYNMPGNTPVKIYY from the coding sequence ATGAAAAAAAGTAAATGGGTTAGAGTATTGTTGGTTGCAAGTATTTTAACGACTTCATTGCCGCTAAATGCTTGGGGGCAGATAGACGGATTACAAAAGAGTGCAACAAGTTCAACCAGTACAAAAGTGCAAGAAGAAACGGATTCTACAACAGTTGATAGTGAAACAAGCCAGTCAACAGTTACCACAGAAACTACTAGTAACGCAGAAACTTCAACAGCTACAACACAAACTATCTCAAGTGAAACGACAGAGACTATTACAGGAAATACAACGGAATCATCAGTCACTGCCGATAAGATGCAAACACAACAAGGTGAACTAATTGAAAGCTTAGTTGGAAATAAAGAAATTTTAAAAACTTATGCCAAAATTAAAAATGAAGCAGAATTTATTTATCAATTAAACGCTCAAAATCAATTTGTGAAAAAAGAAGATTTAAACATATATCAAGGTAAAGTATACCGTGTGACAGAGTGTGCCAAAACCAGTGAAAACCGAGAAATGATCCGAATTATCAAAGAAGATGGAAATGATTCTGAAATTGGTTGGGTCCCTAGAACGGCCTTGGCTCTTCACAATGGGAGTTATAGTAAAAAAATAGGTTATGTGGCTGTAACTGTAAAAAATTTAGGTTTTCAACCAGATGTTTTTACATCAGCCAAAAATCAAAATTTTTATGGCAAAACGTTACAATACCGCGAGATTTACACAGTAAATAATAAAGAATACTATGCTCTTTACAACAATCAAAATCAATTTTTGGGTTTTGTTAAAAAAGGTACTGGACTGGAGGTGAATACGAGTCCTGGTGGAAAATATTATTCCAAAAGTAGTTATGGAACCTTTATGCAAAAAGGTAAAGTACGTTGGAACAATTTCTATTTTGACAGTATTCGGGGTGATACCACTTCTTACTATGGCAAAACAGTCAAAATTAAAGGTTACTATCAGCACTTTAATGGCAAAACCTACTATACAGTTTATGAGAATAAAAACAATAAAGATTCATGGGTTGGATATATAGAAGCAAAAGACGTTCAGGGGGCTGCTGGGAGTCAAGGTGTGTATCAAAATTTGAATCGTTATGTGACGATTACCAATAAAAATTATGCTACTTGGAATAATTTTAGTTGGAAAAAAAGAGGTACAACAGCTTCCATGGTCACTAAAACGTATCTTGCAAAAGGAATGTATCGTCATTATAACGGTGCAACTTATTATAGTCTAAGTGATAACAAGGCTACATGGGTAGGATATTTGAATTCAAATGCAGCAAGACAAGCTAACAATGCGGCTGGTATTGCTCAAAAAGAGAATCGAAAAGTCAAAATCACTTCGAAAACCGCTACTTTTTGGCGTAATTTTAATTGGCAGAAAAAAGACAGCTCCGCCAAATACTACGGCAAGGTTTATACAGTAAAATGTAAGTATCGCCACATAAATGGAGCATGGTATTACTCCATTTATAATGGTAACACATGGATTGGGTATTTAAATGCCAGCTTTACTGGCAATCCACATACCATTTATAGTACGAAATCGATTAATCGCTATGTTCGTGTGAATGCTAGTTCTGGTAATTTTTATAGTCAGGCGGATCCTAATAGCAGTAAAAAATCAGCAAAAAAAATGTATAAAGGCTATATGGTCCAGGCAGTAAAAGAAGCCCGGACAAGCAGTGGAACGTATTATTATGTGACACTTCCCGGAGGAGCTTTGGGGTGGTTAAAAGCAAGTGAGACCACTAATGTCCATAATCGCTATTACATGTACACAACAGGTGGAAAGTATCCATCATTAAAAGTCAAAAACTTAAATATACAAGTTTCGGTGAAAAAGCAACGCGTGTATATTCGTTCGGGCTCTAAAACAATCTACACTATGCTTTGTTCAACTGGATTAGGATTGTGGCCTAATAATTTAAGTACGCCTTATGGCAATTTCAAAATTCAAGCAGAACGAGGAAGTTCTTTTTGGTTTGCAGGTTCTGGTGGTGCTTTTTATCGGTCATATCATCAACATGGCGTGTATCTGTTTCACACGGTTCCAATTGCCTATCCAGG
- a CDS encoding D-ribose ABC transporter substrate-binding protein, which produces MMKKFFVLAASVLMLSGCGTTGLEGGSSSSEGKTDQKKPAELTVGVSVSTLNNPFFVSLRDGVQKLADENETTIKVVDAQDDTAKQSNDIDDLIQQKVDVILVNPVDSSAIVPAVEAANSANIPVIAIDRSSDGGKLLTTVASNNEEGGKMAAQFIIEKLGENAKVAELEGVPGASATRERGKGFDDYAKGKLDVVDKQSANFDRAKGLTVMENILQAHSDLQGVFAQNDEMALGASEAASNKGKDFIIVGFDGTEDGLKAIKDGKMSATIAQKPEEMGKLALQAAYDHFAGKKVEEKIDSPLDLVTE; this is translated from the coding sequence ATGATGAAAAAATTTTTCGTATTGGCGGCAAGTGTCTTGATGTTATCAGGATGTGGAACGACAGGTTTAGAAGGTGGATCTAGTAGTTCTGAAGGGAAAACCGATCAAAAAAAACCAGCTGAATTAACAGTGGGAGTTTCTGTTTCGACATTAAATAATCCCTTCTTTGTTTCATTACGTGATGGGGTTCAAAAATTAGCAGATGAAAATGAAACCACGATAAAAGTCGTAGATGCCCAAGACGATACAGCAAAACAAAGTAACGATATCGATGATTTAATTCAACAAAAAGTTGACGTCATTTTAGTTAATCCAGTAGACTCTTCTGCTATAGTACCAGCAGTTGAAGCTGCTAATAGCGCCAATATTCCTGTCATTGCAATTGACCGAAGTAGTGATGGAGGAAAATTATTAACTACCGTTGCTTCAAATAATGAAGAAGGCGGTAAAATGGCTGCTCAATTTATCATTGAAAAATTAGGTGAAAATGCAAAAGTAGCTGAACTTGAAGGGGTGCCTGGTGCATCTGCTACGCGCGAACGTGGTAAAGGATTTGATGATTATGCAAAAGGGAAATTAGATGTCGTCGACAAACAATCTGCTAATTTTGACCGTGCGAAAGGATTAACCGTTATGGAAAACATTTTACAAGCACATTCTGACTTGCAAGGTGTATTTGCGCAAAATGATGAAATGGCGTTAGGTGCTTCTGAGGCGGCGTCAAATAAAGGAAAAGACTTTATCATTGTTGGGTTTGATGGTACTGAAGATGGCTTAAAAGCAATAAAAGATGGCAAAATGAGTGCTACAATTGCGCAAAAACCAGAAGAAATGGGTAAATTGGCATTACAAGCTGCGTATGATCACTTTGCGGGCAAAAAAGTGGAGGAAAAAATTGATTCCCCACTTGACTTAGTGACAGAATAA
- a CDS encoding ABC transporter permease produces the protein MENKKNVANKSNFDAAGIITKLGPLLALIVLVIVVSVMNSEFLNPNNLLNLLRQVAANGFIAFGMTFVILTGGIDLSVGSTLALSSALTAGFIANGMSAPLAVLLGLLTGAILGAINGLLISKGSMAPFIATLATMTIYRGATLVYTKGNPITGLGDSFFFSFLGRGYLFGIPFPVILLFIMFIILFILLHKTAFGRKTYAIGGNEKAAFVAGVKIDKIKILIYSLSGLMASISGMIITSRLNSAQPTAGQAYEMDAIASVVLGGTSLSGGKGRIFGTLVGALIIGTLNNGLNLLGVSSFYQQIVKGIVIVIAVLLDRKKK, from the coding sequence ATGGAGAATAAAAAAAACGTCGCTAACAAAAGTAATTTTGATGCAGCGGGGATTATTACAAAATTAGGACCACTACTTGCACTTATTGTCTTGGTCATTGTTGTTTCAGTTATGAATAGTGAATTTTTAAACCCTAACAACTTATTAAATTTATTGCGCCAAGTGGCAGCTAACGGTTTTATTGCTTTTGGGATGACGTTTGTCATCTTAACAGGTGGGATTGATTTATCAGTGGGATCAACGCTTGCGCTATCCAGTGCGTTAACAGCAGGCTTTATTGCCAATGGTATGAGCGCTCCTTTAGCAGTTTTACTCGGTCTTTTGACCGGGGCAATTTTAGGGGCGATCAATGGATTGTTAATTTCAAAAGGTAGTATGGCTCCTTTTATTGCAACGTTGGCTACGATGACAATTTATCGTGGTGCTACACTTGTCTACACAAAGGGAAACCCAATTACCGGGTTAGGAGATAGTTTTTTCTTTAGCTTTTTAGGTCGCGGTTATTTATTTGGGATTCCTTTTCCAGTCATTTTGCTTTTCATTATGTTTATTATTCTTTTCATTCTTTTGCATAAAACAGCTTTTGGTCGTAAGACGTATGCGATTGGTGGCAATGAAAAAGCGGCCTTTGTTGCAGGGGTCAAAATCGATAAAATCAAAATTTTAATTTACTCTTTATCCGGTTTAATGGCCTCCATTAGCGGAATGATTATTACTTCTCGTTTAAACTCCGCTCAACCAACAGCTGGTCAGGCATATGAAATGGATGCAATTGCGTCAGTCGTCTTAGGAGGAACCAGTCTTTCTGGGGGGAAAGGACGAATTTTTGGGACTTTAGTTGGTGCTTTGATTATTGGAACTTTAAACAATGGGCTAAATTTATTAGGCGTTTCTAGTTTTTATCAACAAATCGTCAAAGGGATTGTAATTGTGATTGCTGTTTTACTTGATCGTAAAAAGAAATAA